The following proteins are co-located in the Candida dubliniensis CD36 chromosome 3, complete sequence genome:
- a CDS encoding RNA polymerase II holoenzyme cyclin-like subunit, putative (Similar to S. cerevisiae SSN8;~In S. cerevisiae: involved in phosphorylation of the RNA polymerase II C-terminal domain; involved in glucose repression and telomere maintenance) — translation MSADYWNSSQRNQWQLTRFSLLESRRRVLLLERKMIQNGLIKDYPNIIYDYNMRIYLHNLLIKLGRRLNIRQIALATAEIYLTRFLTRVSLKEINVYLLITTCIYVACKIEECPQHIRLILSEARNIWPEYIPHDVTKLAEFEFYLIEEMDSYLLLHHPYKSLIQINDFLSNNYNIYGFKLTVEELQNAWSLINDSYITDLHLLLPPHTIAVAAIYITVVLKKNLSRVRQGNSNDNTMHISTGSSTNPIINNTTTTSANITHNNNNNNNTNNNNGTAATATTTNEGQVPGQDDNTEMNIDDLMNLTKSSNTSQDKSDDKMDIDNPSQSQINLSQYQIQTQNHQQSTHNNTNSSNTNTPNTQIPQSQPNQELNNFDLDILDENTIKINKFMNFLEHSHINLDEVVEAVQDMMNMYVLWNRYNEQGVKKALQVMLLNRI, via the coding sequence ATGTCAGCCGATTATTGGAATTCATCACAACGCAATCAATGGCAATTAACTCGATTCTCATTATTAGaatcaagaagaagagtGTTATTACTTGAACGGaaaatgattcaaaatGGATTAATCAAAGATTACCCCAACATAATATATGATTACAATATGAGGATATATCTtcataatttattaatcaaattaggTCGAAGACTAAATATTAGACAAATAGCTTTAGCCACTGCTGAAATTTATTTGACTCGTTTTCTTACTCGAGTTTCTCTTAAAGAGATCaatgtttatttattaataactACATGTATTTATGTTGCTTgtaaaattgaagaatgtCCTCAACATATTAGATTAATTTTATCTGAAGCCAGAAATATATGGCCAGAATATATTCCTCATGATGTCACTAAATTAgctgaatttgaattttatttaattgaagaaatggATCTGTATTTATTATTGCATCATCCttataaatcattaatacaaatcaatgattttttatcgaataattataatatatatggCTTTAAATTAACGGTGgaagaattacaaaatgcTTGgagtttaattaatgatagTTATATTACTGATCTTCATTTGTTATTACCTCCTCATACCATAGCTGTGGCGGCTATATATATCACTGTtgtattgaaaaagaatttatcTCGAGTGAGGCAAGGTAATAGCAATGATAATACTATGCATATTTCCACTGGAAGTAGTACCAATccaattatcaacaacaccaccaccacttcTGCCAATATTACccataacaacaataataacaataatactaataataataatggaacTGCTGCCACTGCCACCACTACTAATGAGGGCCAAGTTCCTGGTCAAGACGATAATACTGAAATGAATATAGACGATTTAATGAACTTGACTAAATCAAGTAATACTAGTCAAGATAAATCGGATGATAAAATGGATATTGATAATCCATCCCAACTGCAAATAAACTTGtcacaatatcaaattcaaacaCAGAACCATCAACAATCTActcataataatactaatagtagtaatacTAATACACCAAATACACAAATTCCACAATCACAACcaaatcaagaattgaataatttcgATTTAGACATATTAGATGAAAACACTATAaagattaataaatttatgaATTTTTTAGAACATTCACATATAAATTTAGATGAAGTCGTTGAGGCAGTACAAGATATGATGAATATGTATGTGTTATGGAATAGATATAATGAACAAGGGGTTAAAAAGGCATTACAAGTGA
- a CDS encoding DNA/pantothenate metabolism flavoprotein, putative (phosphopantothenoylcysteine synthetase catalyzes the second step in the biosynthesis of coenzyme A from pantothenate; conserved in bacteria, humans, and plants) yields the protein MTPPQSKNFHTANPEFEQAIDRSIPEFAAAQLSDEDKYFKNHKPPVYLPEIAAEVQDFVKYHLEHSQKRIALVTSGGTTVPLENNTVRFIDNFSAGTRGATSAEYFLENGYAVIFLHREFSLLPYSRHFSHSTNCFLDFMTEKDNKIQINDQFADEMLQVWRKYNEAKDTNSLLLIPFTTVNQYLYTLKEVSENLHIMKSKALFYLAAAVSDFFIPQSRMPQHKIQSSATQDGELVIRLAQVPKFLSRLVENWAQGAMIISFKLETDNNILIQKAESALERYHHQLVIGNLLQTRKKEVVFVTPGSGHHENWIRLTDQEINDNVEIESKMIPAVIKVHDEWIAKSG from the coding sequence ATGACACCTCCACAACTGAAAAATTTCCATACTGCCAATCCTGAATTTGAACAAGCCATTGATCGTAGTATTCCTGAATTTGCTGCAGCACAACTTtctgatgaagataaatatttcaagAATCATAAACCACCAGTATATTTACCTGAAATTGCCGCTGAAGTCCAAGATTTTGTCAAATATCATCTTGAACATAgtcaaaaaagaattgcTTTAGTGACAAGTGGTGGTACTACTGTTCCATTAGAAAATAATACTGTTagatttattgataattttagTGCTGGAACTCGTGGAGCTACATCAGCAGAATATTTTTTAGAAAATGGTTATGCggtaatttttttacatCGAGAATTCTCATTGTTACCATATTCAAGACATTTCAGTCATTCTACCAATTGTTTCTTAGATTTTATGACGgaaaaagataataaaattcaaattaatgATCAATTTGCTGATGAAATGTTACAAGTTTGGCGTAAATATAATGAAGCTAAAGATAccaattctttattattgattccGTTTACTACTGtcaatcaatatttatatacttTAAAAGAAGTTCTGGAGAATTTACATATTATGAAATCTAAAgcattattttatttggCAGCAGCAGTTTctgattttttcattccACAATCAAGAATGCCTCAACATAAAATACAAAGTTCTGCTACTCAAGATGGTGAATTAGTCATTAGATTAGCTCAAGTACCGAAATTTTTAAGTCGATTAGTAGAAAATTGGGCTCAAGGAGCAATGATTATAAGTTTTAAATTAGAAactgataataatattttgattcaaaaaGCTGAAAGCGCATTAGAAAgatatcatcatcaattggtTATTGGGAATTTGTTACAAACTAGGAAAAAAGAAGTTGTATTTGTTACCCCTGGGTCTGGTCATCACGAGAATTGGATTAGATTGACTgatcaagaaattaatgataatgttgaaattgaaagcAAAATGATTCCTGCAGTAATTAAAGTTCATGATGAATGGATTGCTAAAAGTGGATAA
- a CDS encoding sorting and assembly machinery (SAM) complex subunit of the mitochondrial outer membrane, putative (Similar to S. cerevisiae SAM50;~In S. cerevisiae: essential component of the Sorting and Assembly Machinery (SAM or Tob complex) of the mitochondrial outer membrane, which binds precursors of beta-barrel proteins and facilitates their outer membrane insertion; homologous to bacterial Omp85), which translates to MSLDNEHDQFMDSLKPASPTHDSSSDLSRAEKELNQLQQDKQNLMIQQNQQYLESLFQDHKHQPVKIRNVQITNGQSYRDQFLKYQFRNLLNGEVMTLEKYLNNVNQISKILISSGIIENLHVSNNLVNPPLFSKSQAFHLVPVFNVVPVKRFFAKTGTNIGNGEGDGYIQFQLKNLFGGGENLIFDAITGTKTKSSYLINYNQPIGNNLQYMNENLFMINTRNLDWLQSNITTRGMINKIYTQFYNSNLNHEIIMENSWKILNNQKSKSLQVLQQAGSQFKSSIAYNMNYDTRDNKHLPTIGKFLQIGIEYNNPSLLLMRFKNQYPFIKTVAQTQFVQQLPIIKSNLIITNKFGLLYPLNNDKSSSSLLDRFYIGGPNDVRSFLLNGLGPKDYNSCIGGDLFFNGGISLITDIPKYNESNFKIHNFINFGRLVGFNKEISLFNNLQKLTNQYSISYGFGILFNHPMARFELNFVLPLVTHERDSLRKGIQYGIGVSFL; encoded by the coding sequence ATGTCATTAGATAATGAACATGATCAATTCATGGATAGTTTAAAACCAGCTAGTCCGACTCATGATTCATCACTGGACTTATCTCGAgctgaaaaagaattaaatcaattacaacaagataaacaaaacctaatgattcaacaaaatcaacaatatttagAATCATTATTCCAAGATCATAAGCATCAACCAGTGAAAATTAGAAATGTACAAATTACTAATGGACAATCATATCGagatcaatttttaaaatatcaatttcgAAATTTACTTAATGGGGAAGTCATGACATTAGAGAAATATCTTAATAATGTGaatcaaatatcaaaaattttaatatcTTCTGGGATAATTGAGAATTTACATGTACTGAATAATTTAGTTAATCCTCCTTTATTTTCCAAAAGTCAAGCATTTCATCTTGTGCCAGTATTTAATGTTGTTCCTGTTAAAAGATTTTTCGCTAAAACTGGGACTAATATTGGTAATGGAGAAGGGGATggatatattcaatttcaattgaaaaatttatttggtGGAGGtgaaaatttaatatttgatgCTATTACTGGGAcgaaaacaaaatcatcttatttaattaattataatcaaccaattggtaataatttACAATATATGAATGAGAATTTATTTATGATAAATACAAGAAATCTAGATTGGTtacaatcaaatattaCCACTAGAGGaatgattaataaaatatatacaCAATTTTATAATTCCAACTTAAATCATGAAATAATTATGGAAAATAGTtggaaaatattaaataatcaaaaaagtAAATCATTACAAGTTTTACAACAAGCTGGTTCtcaatttaaatcatcaattgcTTATAATATGAATTATGATACTAGAGATAATAAACATTTACCAACAATAGGGAAATTTTTACAAATTGGcattgaatataataatccatcattattattaatgagatttaaaaatcaatatccaTTTATTAAAACCGTGGCTCAAACTCAATTTGTTCAACAATTACCAATTATCAAATCCAATTTAATCATCACCAAtaaatttggtttattatACCCTttgaataatgataaatcatcatcgtcattaTTAGATAGATTTTATATTGGGGGACCAAACGATGTAAGATCATTTTTACTTAATGGTTTAGGTCCAAAAGATTATAATTCATGTATTGGtggtgatttatttttcaatgggGGAATATCTTTAATTACTGATATACCGAAATATAATGAAtctaattttaaaattcataattttattaattttggaAGATTAGTTGGgtttaataaagaaattagtttatttaataatttacaaaagTTAACTAATCAATATTCAATAAGTTATGGATTtggaatattatttaatcaTCCAATGGCTagatttgaattgaattttgtgTTACCATTAGTTACTCATGAAAGAGATTCACTTCGTAAAGGTATACAATATGGTATAGGTGTATCATTTTTGTAA
- a CDS encoding transcriptional regulator, putative (Similar to S. cerevisiae CRZ1;~In S. cerevisiae: activates transcription of genes involved in stress response; nuclear localization is positively regulated by calcineurin-mediated dephosphorylation) — protein MSDNPYPQDEGSQLYDNFDISPPSIVIRKADTDQSLNKIMLTQESQDINNYYTENTDNNKNSSNYEDYTFSGNSSNRQQNQQHMYEDMSTQFQYSNNSSFEPPPAPTVELTDDPLPNFNYPPSNIYINDNASDISLNTKDLPQFTTNEFLSPTSQLSTPFSPGHYSQSSQDFLQVNHTNSSNNNNLLNPRSPSQYSSHSLYSDNSSQPASPFLDAASHVSNNSFVPPVIPSALSDVGSQHLDPSNNLGVSVNQHFDSVNEFLSAGEIQLGQSVSSTNLPSMEDSMKWGGSGQEVYTSLAMMEQRVNTGNSGIELATHQFSEIQVKQDEQQQQQQQANINQQYSFSNPQMKFDFDITVTPPPQQQEVKSYGNDKDLNNSGSTNDNNNSQLDIVSTAATNNSNQLLTENNLSNYNQLNQQTRQSNDNDSLQIHRDASGIIISINQAPEEVAAKTPSLFSNSSANSSIHNSPRSDIDKGSQYHNNGDGNSLLPNSQLLPSSPNSNHDSYASGNDENNLLNPEEFQSVKRGRRKSHASRSSTNPHSVSPRSRSKSPNDASDNESEDVLQSREKMLELALPSSSSKRTQKHPSLYACHLCDKRFTRPYNLKSHIRTHTQEKPFICSKCGKSFARSHDKKRHELLHQGIKNFKCEGYLQDGTRWGCGKSFARADALRRHFQTEAGKQCVKRLLLEEQANSNGKPIATSSGVEIT, from the coding sequence ATGTCTGATAATCCCTATCCACAGGACGAGGGGTCGCAACTATATGATAACTTTGATATATCACCTCCTTCCATTGTAATTAGGAAAGCTGATACCGATCAATCgttaaacaaaattatgCTCACACAGGAATCCCAAGATATCAACAACTACTATACTGAAAATAccgacaacaacaaaaacagcAGTAACTATGAAGACTACACATTTTCTGGAAATTCATCAAACCGAcaacaaaaccaacaacataTGTATGAGGACATGTCCACCCAGTTTCAATATTCCaacaattcatcatttgaGCCTCCACCAGCACCTACTGTGGAATTGACAGATGACCCATTGCCTAATTTCAATTACCCTCCTTCAAACatttatataaatgatAACGCGTCAGACATATCATTAAACACAAAGGACTTACCTCAATTTACCACTAACGAATTTCTATCTCCAACATCACAACTCAGTACCCCCTTTTCACCTGGCCATTATTCACAACTGCTGCAAGATTTCTTACAAGTGAATCACACTAATAgtagcaacaacaacaatttattaaatcctCGTTCGCCGTCACAATATTCATCGCATTCCTTGTACTCAGACAATTCATCACAACCTGCATCTCCATTTTTAGATGCAGCTTCCCATGTTAGCAACAATAGTTTTGTTCCCCCAGTGATACCTTCTGCATTATCTGATGTTGGGTCACAACACCTTGACCCATCCAATAACTTGGGAGTTTCTGTAAATCAACATTTTGATTCTGTTAACGAATTTTTGAGTGCAGGTGAAATACAACTTGGACAATCTGTTAGTTCAACGAATTTGCCTTCTATGGAAGATAGTATGAAATGGGGTGGTAGTGGACAAGAAGTATACACTAGTCTAGCGATGATGGAACAAAGAGTCAACACTGGTAACAGTGGCATTGAATTAGCAACACATCAATTTTCTGAGATTCAAGTTAAACAAGAcgagcaacaacaacagcaacaacaagctAATATCAATCAACAGTATAGTTTTTCAAACCCacaaatgaaatttgatttcGATATAACAGTGACTCCTCCacctcaacaacaagaagtgAAATCTTACGGCAACGACAAGGATTTAAATAACAGTGGTTCCACTAACGATAACAATAACAGCCAACTTGATATTGTGAGTACTGCAGCTACGAACAATTCTAACCAGTTATTGAcagaaaataatttatccaattataatcaattaaatcaacaaacaagACAAAGTAATGACAATGATAGTTTACAGATTCATCGAGATGCTTCAGGAATAATTATTTCCATCAATCAAGCCCCTGAGGAAGTTGCAGCCAAAACACCATCATTATTTAGTAATTCTTCagcaaattcatcaattcaTAATTCACCACGAagtgatattgataaaggCAGTCAATATCACAACAATGGCGATGGTAATAGTCTTTTACCGAATTCACAATTATTACCTTCATCACCAAACTCCAATCATGATAGTTATGCCAGTGGCAACGATGAAAATAATCTATTAAACCCAGAAGAATTCCAATCGGTGAAACGAGGACGAAGGAAAAGTCATGCATCAAGGTCATCAACCAATCCTCATAGTGTATCTCCTCGATCAAGATCGAAATCACCAAATGACGCCTCCGATAATGAATCAGAAGATGTATTACAATCACGAGAGAAAATGTTAGAGTTGGCATTACCATCACTGTCGTCAAAACGAACTCAAAAACATCCAAGTTTATATGCATGTCATTTATGTGATAAACGTTTCACTCGTCCTTACAATTTAAAATCACATATTCGAACTCATACACAAGAAAAGCCTTTTATATGTAGTAAATGTGGTAAACTGTTTGCTCGATCTCATGATAAGAAACGACATGAGCTATTACATCAAGGTATTAAGAATTTTAAATGTGAAGGATATTTACAAGATGGAACTCGATGGGGGTGTGGTAAACTGTTTGCTCGTGCTGACGCTTTGCGACGACATTTTCAAACCGAAGCCGGGAAGCAATGTGTTAAgcggttgttgttggaagAACAAGCAAATTCAAATGGTAAACCAATTGCTACTAGTAGTGGTGTTGAAATTACTTAG
- a CDS encoding SAGA-associated factor, putative (Similar to S. cerevisiae SGF11;~spliced gene), protein MTSTPITYKTLADSILNDLINNIIKQHTLTSLTNIKDHSSLLNSSNANLNSNGTASIIANNGGTSDENNTEMENSTIQDKSKLKQLETSRYFQCLNCGRNIAGGRFASHISKCLERKRK, encoded by the exons ATGACAAGTACACCAATAACTTACAAAACATTA GCTGATTCTATATTAAATGATCtaatcaacaatatcattaaaCAACACACATTAACTAGTTTAACCAACATTAAAGATcattcttcattattaaattcatCCAATGCCAACCTCAACTCCAATGGTACAGCTTCTATTATTGCCAATAATGGTGGTACAAgtgatgaaaataatactgAAATGGAAAATTCCACAATTCAAGATAAATcgaaattaaaacaattagaAACATCAAGATATTTCCAATGTCTTAATTGTGGTAGAAATATTGCCGGTGGAAGATTTGCATCTCATATAAGTAAATGTTTGGAACGGAAAAGGAAATGA
- a CDS encoding tRNA-intron endonuclease, putative (Similar to S. cerevisiae SEN54), giving the protein MTGEQLESKTSKGTQNINKVIDNDNDNDNDDDKFQTEQVYDVEDEIQDWKFLNKSSIPKRGTKEFEPDGTNFQISALEQSQKTMFQAISNVRGHHATKKLIGIWIPTDQYCFIPQIRGNYFKDLGRAINIGRFQGMRLNSLETIYLAERGSLVVYLGNEEYCNWLYNTTDENDKDEDESVSFDVESKLVALDLEYLYSLLTISLPDYQVYAYLKRLGYIIQEYKVHDDDDVVTTSTSTKKSKPESVVNFTLWPREWGIMAYPFFHSQHFKTKHYFKYTDVFKNLKLNFKPIECSPTESNINITFNVWKPSPSFSKKTPPPPDFQLCVVDTSKNTDFLNLPQIQRLLFQLSPPQKPTKKIKSTNKMESKRDIRARRYAERQAKLDKQLQLKNEYYRLRDDCFKNGGQPVILAIVNNGIMNFISLSPGQFNSLQSVKSRLNEIYPEKMHSIIYNE; this is encoded by the coding sequence ATGACAGGTGAACAACTAGAGTCAAAGACATCAAAGGGAACACAAAACATTAACAAAGTTATTGATAACGATAACGACAATgacaatgatgatgataaatttcaaaCTGAACAAGTTTATGACGTAGAAGATGAAATACAAGATTGGAAATTCTTGAATAAATCAAGTATACCGAAAAGAGGTACCAAAGAATTTGAACCTGATGgaacaaattttcaaatttcagCATTAGAACAATCACAAAAAACAATGTTTCAAGCAATTAGTAATGTTAGAGGACATCATGCTactaaaaaattaattggaaTTTGGATACCCACTGATcaatattgttttattcCACAAATTCGAGGTAATTATTTCAAAGATTTAGGGAGAGCAATAAATATTGGGAGATTTCAAGGGATGAGATTGAATAGTTTGgaaacaatttatttggCAGAAAGAGGATCTTTGGTCGTGTATTTAGGGAATGAGGAGTACTGTAATTGGCTATATAATACCACTGATGAAAACGACAAGGATGAAGACGAAAGTGTATCGTTTGACGTTGAATCAAAGCTAGTTGCATTGGATTTGGAATATTTGTATAGTTTGTTAACTATTTCACTTCCAGACTACCAAGTTTATGCTTATTTGAAAAGATTGGGATATATCATACAAGAATATAAAGTacatgatgatgatgatgtggTGACAACTTCAACATCGACAAAGAAATCCAAACCAGAACTGGTGGTTAATTTCACTTTATGGCCTCGTGAGTGGGGGATCATGGCATATCCTTTTTTCCATTCACAACATTTCAAAACTAAACATTATTTCAAATACACTGATGTCTTTAAGAATCTAAAGTTGAATTTTAAACCAATTGAGTGCAGTCCAACTGAATCAAACATTAACATAACATTCAATGTATGGAAACCATCGCCATCATTTTCTAAAAAGACCCCACCACCGCCagattttcaattatgTGTTGTTGACACATCCAAGAATACCGATTTCTTGAATCTTCCACAAATTCAAAGATTGCTTTTCCAATTATCACCACCGCAAAAGCCAACCAAGAAGATTAAATCTACTAATAAAATGGAATCAAAACGAGATATTCGCGCAAGAAGATATGCTGAACGTCAAGCTAAATTGGataaacaattacaattaaaGAATGAATATTATAGACTACGTGACGattgtttcaaaaatggTGGTCAACCAGTTATTCTTGCTATTGTTAATAATGGTATTATGAATTTCATATCTTTATCACCAGGtcaatttaattcattacaAAGTGTCAAATCTCgattaaatgaaatataCCCTGAAAAAATGCATTCAATCATATataatgaatga
- the SKN1 gene encoding beta-glucan synthase, putative, with translation MQRDLTYNAPKIKFTDTDGQEEHFYFDRSNNSTNDLTSHDSSSTNLQDTNSRRKQPPPPPPQNPFSDNSNANSTESFYQSETRFHQPLLHNNGDNSNSSVGINYTNNSNNKQHISSQQHNESSSIYSASPMSSSPLVSNFQSYLDNQDNDMTRGKYNQSTTRSSSNFIQQQQQQQQQSPTSAGYNRYPLKTQSSIGGSMSRIGLSSSSHMLDNNSSNRSSYSPDSATDLMIYENGEFSPFGGYPASLFPLSIDEKESDDYLHNPDPVQDAEYDKNRFLYDLKTMDKKSLSGLIAFISMFLIAIAIFIILPVFTYTGYNPKAKNYENYEVLTQYSYPMLSAIRTSLIDPDTPEEAMVWKSKNGEEWPLVFSDEFNAEGRTFYEGDDQFFTAPDLHYDATKDLEWYDPDAVTTSNGTLNLRMDAFKSHGLFYRSGMIQSWNQMCFTQGKLEFSAKLPGYGNITGLWPGLWSMGNLGRPGYLASTEGVWPYTYDSCDAGITPNQSSPDGISYLPGQRLNKCTCPGEAHPNRGIGRGAPEIDALEGEIHGVIGRVSQSLQVAPYDIWYMPNYDFLEIHNSSVTLMNTYTGGPFQQAISGVTMLNVTWYEFGDNQHNFQKYGYEYLNDNESGYLRWFVGDNPTFTMYSQALHPNGNVGWRRLPKEPLSLILNLGISNNWAYIDWPSLVFPSTMRVDYVRIYQPKDQINIGCDPSDYPTSDYIQQHLNVYQNVNLTTFQDGGYSFPKHKLIGC, from the coding sequence ATGCAAAGGGATTTGACTTATAATGCGCCGAAAATAAAGTTTACAGATACTGACGGACAGGAAGAGCATTTCTATTTCGATCGTAGTAACAATTCAACCAATGATTTGACCAGTCAtgattcttcatcaacCAATCTACAGGATACCAattcaagaagaaaacaacCCCCACCGCCGCCGCCACAGAATCCATTTTCTGACAATTCTAATGCAAATAGTACTGAATCATTTTATCAATCAGAAACAAGATTTCATCAGCCACTACTTCACAATAATGGTGACAATAGCAATAGCAGTGTAGGAATTAACTATACCAACAActccaacaacaaacagCATATTCTGTCACAACAACACAATGAATCGCTGTCAATATATTCGGCATCACCAATGTCATCTTCACCTTTAGTTTCTAATTTCCAATCATATTTAGACAACCAAGACAACGATATGACTCGAGGTAAATACAACCAAAGTACAACTCGGTCAAGTTCAAACtttattcaacaacaacaacaacaacaacaacaaagtcCAACATCAGCTGGATACAATAGATATCCTCTTAAAACCCAATCAAGTATTGGTGGATCAATGCTGAGAATTggattatcatcatcatcacacATGCTAGATAACAATTCATCTAATCGATCACTGTATTCACCTGATTCAGCCACagatttaatgatttatgaAAATGGAGAATTTAGTCCATTTGGAGGATACCCTGCTAGTTTATTCCCATTAagtattgatgaaaaagaatctGATGATTATTTACATAATCCTGATCCAGTACAAGATGCTGAATATGATAAAAATCGGTTTTTATATGATTTAAAAACTATGGATAAAAAATCCTTGAGTGGATTAATTGCATTTATTCTGATGTTTCTTATAGCTATTGccatatttataattttacCAGTATTTACATATACGGGATATAATCCCAAAGCCAAGAATTATGAAAATTATGAAGTATTAACTCAATATCTGTATCCAATGTTGAGTGCTATACGAACTTCGTTAATTGATCCTGATACACCTGAAGAAGCCATGGTTTGGAAATCTAAAAATGGTGAAGAATGGCCATTAGTTTTCAGTGATGAATTTAATGCTGAGGGGAGAACTTTTTATGAAGGTGatgatcaatttttcactGCTCCAGATTTACATTATGATGCTACTAAAGATTTAGAATGGTATGATCCTGATGCAGTCACTACATCAAATGGTACATTGAATTTACGTATGGATGCTTTTAAAAGTCATGGATTATTTTATCGTTCAGGTATGATTCAAAGTTGGAATCAAATGTGTTTTACTCAGGGGAAATTGGAATTTCTGGCAAAATTACCTGGATATGGTAATATCACCGGGTTATGGCCTGGATTATGGTCAATGGGGAATTTGGGTCGTCCTGGTTATCTTGCATCTACTGAAGGAGTATGGCCGTATACATATGATTCATGTGATGCTGGTATTACACCTAATCAATCGTCTCCAGATGGTATTTCTTATTTACCGGGTCAAAGATTAAATAAATGTACATGTCCTGGCGAAGCTCATCCTAATCGAGGCATTGGTAGAGGAGCCCCTGAAATTGATGCATTGGAAGGTGAAATTCATGGTGTTATTGGTAGAGTTTCTCAATCATTACAAGTTGCTCCTTATGATATTTGGTATATGCCCAATTATGATTTTCTTGAAATTCATAATAGCTCAGTAACATTAATGAATACTTATACTGGTGGTCCATTCCAACAAGCCATTTCTGGAGTGACGATGTTGAATGTAACATGGTATGAATTTGGAGATAATCAACataatttccaaaaatatGGTTATgaatatttaaatgataatgaatcaGGATATTTACGATGGTTTGTTGGTGATAATCCGACATTTACCATGTATTCTCAAGCATTACACCCCAATGGTAATGTTGGTTGGAGAAGATTACCTAAAGAACCTTTaagtttgattttaaatttggGTATTTCGAATAATTGGGCTTATATCGATTGGCCAAGTTTAGTTTTCCCATCAACAATGAGAGTGGATTATGTAAGGATTTATCAACCTAAagatcaaatcaatattggATGTGATCCTTCAGATTATCCAACTTCAGATtatattcaacaacatttAAATGTTTATCAAAATGTTAATTTGACAACATTTCAAGATGGTGGATACAGCTTTCCTAAACATAAATTGATTGGCTGTTAA